A genomic segment from Alteribacillus bidgolensis encodes:
- the pyrF gene encoding orotidine-5'-phosphate decarboxylase, which produces MNKPLIIAMDFKDKQSANAFLTSFGNEKLFLKVGMELFYREGPALVEEWKVAGHQLFLDLKLHDIPNTVKAAARQLASLQVDLMTVHASGGIKMMEAAREGLASGANNNSPDCIAVTQLTSTSEQMMKNELAIDKSLQDTVIHYADNAKQAGLQGVVCSAHEAPYIKQHVSSDFACVTPGIRLSNNSADDQKRVVTPGEASERGSDAIVVGRSITRADNPYQQYNEIKKQWRNET; this is translated from the coding sequence TTGAATAAGCCGTTAATTATAGCAATGGATTTTAAAGACAAGCAATCAGCAAATGCATTTCTCACTTCTTTTGGGAACGAAAAATTATTTCTTAAAGTAGGAATGGAATTATTTTACCGAGAAGGCCCTGCATTGGTAGAAGAGTGGAAAGTAGCAGGTCATCAGCTGTTTTTGGACCTAAAGCTCCACGATATTCCTAACACAGTAAAAGCAGCAGCAAGGCAGCTTGCTTCCTTACAGGTAGATTTAATGACCGTACATGCATCCGGCGGTATAAAAATGATGGAAGCAGCTAGAGAGGGATTAGCTTCTGGAGCGAATAACAATTCTCCCGACTGTATTGCTGTTACCCAGCTGACAAGTACGTCTGAGCAAATGATGAAAAACGAACTTGCTATTGACAAATCACTGCAAGACACCGTCATTCATTATGCGGATAATGCAAAGCAAGCCGGACTTCAAGGTGTTGTTTGTTCAGCGCATGAAGCGCCGTATATTAAACAACATGTAAGCTCCGATTTTGCTTGTGTCACCCCAGGTATTAGACTTTCAAACAATAGTGCAGATGATCAAAAACGGGTAGTAACCCCGGGTGAAGCAAGCGAGCGCGGTAGTGACGCCATCGTCGTAGGAAGAAGCATTACGCGTGCTGACAATCCGTATCAGCAATATAACGAAATAAAAAAGCAGTGGAGGAATGAAACATGA
- a CDS encoding dihydroorotate dehydrogenase: protein MTRLQTNLPGLSMKNPIMPASGCFGFGEEFAKLYDLNQLGAIALKATTNHPRFGNATPRVAETPAGMLNAIGLQNPGLEKVISEKLSWLETYDTPLLANIAGTTMEDYEEVAANLSETNQVGALELNISCPNVKEGGIAFGTDPELAAELTRRVKAVSTCPVYVKLSPNVTDITLLARAVERAGADGLSMINTLSGMKIEIHSGKPLLANESGGLSGPAIKPIAIRMIYEVRKQTELPIIGMGGISTLDDVIEFMIAGADAVAVGTANFTNPFICPELIDELEDWVKVKGLENIQELRQKGVNSF, encoded by the coding sequence ATGACCCGTCTTCAAACAAATCTGCCCGGTTTATCTATGAAAAACCCTATAATGCCTGCTTCTGGCTGTTTTGGGTTTGGGGAAGAATTTGCTAAATTGTATGATTTAAACCAACTGGGAGCAATTGCTTTAAAAGCAACGACTAATCATCCCAGATTTGGAAACGCGACGCCAAGGGTAGCAGAAACACCAGCAGGCATGCTTAATGCGATTGGTTTGCAAAATCCCGGTCTTGAAAAAGTTATTTCAGAAAAGTTAAGCTGGCTTGAAACGTATGATACACCGCTGCTAGCAAACATTGCCGGTACGACGATGGAAGATTATGAGGAAGTAGCAGCCAACCTTTCTGAAACAAACCAAGTAGGGGCATTAGAACTCAATATTTCCTGTCCGAATGTAAAAGAAGGCGGGATTGCTTTTGGCACAGATCCTGAACTTGCTGCTGAACTGACGAGACGGGTCAAAGCGGTGTCCACCTGCCCGGTTTATGTCAAACTTTCTCCCAACGTTACCGATATCACCTTGTTAGCTCGAGCAGTTGAACGTGCTGGAGCCGATGGTTTATCCATGATCAACACATTATCAGGGATGAAAATAGAAATTCACTCAGGAAAACCACTGCTGGCAAATGAATCCGGCGGCCTGTCAGGCCCGGCGATTAAGCCGATTGCCATTCGTATGATTTATGAAGTTCGCAAACAAACAGAACTTCCAATTATCGGGATGGGCGGCATTTCAACACTTGATGATGTAATTGAGTTTATGATTGCAGGTGCAGATGCTGTAGCAGTTGGAACAGCAAACTTTACTAACCCATTTATTTGCCCTGAGCTTATTGATGAATTAGAAGATTGGGTAAAAGTAAAAGGATTGGAAAATATTCAGGAGCTCCGGCAAAAAGGAGTGAATTCTTTTTGA
- the pyrE gene encoding orotate phosphoribosyltransferase encodes MKQWLAQELLKIEAVSLKPDEPFTWSSGIKSPIYCDNRLTLSYPALRQSIAEGLKALIEKEYPEADVIAGTATAGIPHAALVADKMGLPMIYVRSSSKSHGKGNQIEGFLQEGAKAVIVEDLISTGGSVIKVQEALQAEKAEVLGTAAIFTYGLEKGKSMLNDANLKSHTLTDYETLLEAALEDQYITEQQHTRLKMWRKNPESENWLKASISSSK; translated from the coding sequence ATGAAACAATGGTTAGCTCAAGAATTATTAAAAATAGAAGCAGTCAGCTTAAAACCAGATGAACCTTTCACCTGGTCATCAGGAATAAAATCGCCGATATATTGTGATAACAGACTAACCCTTTCCTACCCTGCTCTTCGTCAAAGTATTGCAGAAGGGTTAAAAGCTTTAATCGAAAAAGAATACCCGGAAGCAGACGTTATTGCCGGTACAGCTACTGCCGGAATTCCTCATGCTGCCCTGGTTGCTGATAAAATGGGACTTCCGATGATTTATGTCCGCAGTTCTTCGAAATCGCACGGAAAAGGAAATCAAATCGAAGGGTTTCTGCAAGAAGGTGCCAAAGCAGTAATTGTGGAGGATCTCATCTCTACAGGGGGAAGTGTCATTAAGGTACAAGAAGCTTTGCAGGCAGAAAAAGCAGAAGTGTTAGGAACTGCTGCTATTTTCACTTATGGTTTAGAAAAAGGGAAAAGTATGCTGAACGATGCTAACTTGAAGAGTCATACACTGACAGATTACGAAACATTGCTTGAGGCAGCTCTTGAGGACCAATATATAACGGAACAACAACATACAAGACTGAAAATGTGGAGGAAGAATCCTGAAAGTGAAAACTGGTTAAAAGCGAGCATTTCGTCTAGTAAATAG
- a CDS encoding dihydroorotate dehydrogenase electron transfer subunit yields MIVVSNREIAENIFEMTLQGKIVQEITAPGQFLHIKPSSQPMPLLRRPISICNSNKQNNELTIIYRTEGEGTTLLSQRKENDSVDVLGPLGNGFSLEETKQEETALIVGGGVGVPPLYSLALALVERGVKVTTVLGFADAASVFYENRFKEAGDVYVSTIDGSAGNKGLVTDVIDRESLQFNRLYACGPTPMLKALEENYPNVQGSLSLEERMGCGIGACFACVCHTQNDPDGTEYRKVCSDGPVFPWREVVL; encoded by the coding sequence ATGATCGTGGTCTCCAACAGAGAAATTGCCGAAAATATTTTTGAAATGACACTACAGGGAAAAATAGTGCAGGAGATCACAGCACCAGGACAGTTTTTGCATATAAAACCTTCATCACAGCCTATGCCTTTACTTCGTCGTCCGATCAGCATCTGTAATAGCAATAAACAAAATAATGAGCTGACGATTATTTACCGGACAGAAGGAGAAGGAACGACGCTTTTATCACAGCGTAAAGAAAATGATTCCGTGGATGTTCTTGGGCCGCTCGGAAACGGTTTTTCTTTAGAAGAAACGAAACAAGAAGAAACGGCATTAATTGTCGGCGGAGGCGTTGGTGTTCCTCCGCTTTACTCCCTTGCTCTTGCGCTTGTTGAAAGGGGTGTAAAGGTCACTACGGTTCTCGGTTTTGCTGACGCTGCATCCGTTTTTTATGAAAATAGGTTTAAAGAAGCCGGCGATGTATATGTGAGCACCATCGATGGCAGTGCTGGTAATAAAGGTTTAGTCACCGATGTGATTGATAGAGAATCATTACAGTTTAACCGATTATATGCCTGCGGACCGACACCTATGTTAAAAGCTTTAGAAGAAAACTACCCGAACGTTCAAGGCAGCCTTTCACTCGAGGAGAGAATGGGCTGCGGGATCGGTGCTTGCTTTGCCTGCGTGTGTCACACGCAAAATGACCCAGATGGAACCGAATATCGGAAAGTCTGCAGCGATGGCCCCGTATTTCCGTGGAGAGAGGTGGTACTATGA
- a CDS encoding carbamoyl phosphate synthase small subunit — protein MKRKLILENGTVFTGEALGSSRDTSGEVVFNTSMTGYQEILSDPSYCDQIITLTYPLIGNYGINRDDFETLNPSAGGLIVRESASHPSNFRSAASLDAWLKEKDIPAIAGIDTRMLTRLIRNHGTLYGRICNEKADEADIIEELQALQPSKDKVKKVSTKNAYHAPGSGRRVVLMDYGAKHGIARNLIERGCDVFVLPYNATAEEVMKLNPDGIMLSNGPGDPTDVPEAAETLKALLGQVPIFGICLGHQLLCLACGASSSKLKFGHRGGNHPVKDVRNGRVDITSQNHGYTIDRDSLMGTDLQLTHVNVNDGTVEGVAHHHYPAFSVQYHPEACPGPADSNDLFDNFIDMIDKHQAVSI, from the coding sequence ATGAAACGGAAATTAATACTAGAAAACGGTACCGTATTTACAGGAGAAGCATTAGGAAGTTCACGAGATACTTCAGGAGAAGTGGTTTTTAACACTAGTATGACAGGCTATCAAGAAATATTGTCTGATCCTTCTTATTGCGATCAAATTATAACGCTGACTTATCCGCTCATCGGAAATTATGGGATTAACCGTGACGATTTTGAAACACTGAACCCTTCAGCTGGAGGGCTGATTGTAAGAGAATCCGCTTCACATCCAAGTAATTTCCGGAGTGCGGCAAGTCTTGATGCCTGGCTGAAGGAAAAAGATATTCCTGCCATAGCGGGAATTGATACAAGAATGCTTACCCGCTTAATCCGCAACCACGGTACGCTCTATGGACGCATCTGTAATGAAAAAGCCGATGAGGCAGATATCATCGAAGAGCTGCAAGCATTGCAGCCATCAAAAGATAAGGTGAAAAAAGTATCTACGAAAAACGCTTATCACGCACCAGGTTCTGGACGGCGAGTTGTTTTAATGGATTATGGAGCCAAACATGGTATTGCCAGGAATCTTATTGAACGCGGATGTGATGTGTTTGTGCTTCCTTATAATGCCACAGCAGAAGAAGTAATGAAGCTTAATCCAGACGGTATTATGCTAAGTAACGGCCCAGGAGATCCGACTGATGTGCCAGAAGCTGCTGAAACGTTAAAGGCATTGCTTGGCCAAGTGCCGATTTTTGGAATATGTCTTGGTCATCAGCTTCTGTGTCTTGCTTGCGGCGCCAGCTCGTCAAAGCTGAAATTCGGACACCGCGGCGGAAACCATCCAGTAAAAGATGTCAGAAACGGCCGTGTCGATATTACGTCACAAAACCATGGCTACACAATAGACAGAGATTCGTTAATGGGAACAGATCTTCAGCTTACCCATGTTAATGTAAATGATGGAACGGTAGAAGGTGTCGCTCATCACCATTACCCGGCATTCAGTGTGCAGTATCATCCGGAAGCATGCCCGGGACCAGCAGATTCCAATGATTTATTTGACAATTTTATTGACATGATAGATAAGCATCAAGCGGTATCCATCTAA
- a CDS encoding dihydroorotase has product MNGWIKGAELFTEEGKLEHNDVEIKDGKIASIGRAPENADVLLHAEGKLLSPGFVDVHVHLREPGGEHKETIETGTAAAAKGGFTTICPMPNTRPVPDTPEELEQLWDRIHDKAQVNVLPYASITTRQLGKERTDFQGLKEAGAFAFTDDGVGIQDASMMLSAMKEAARVGKAIVAHCEENTLINKGSVHEGSFSKKHQLNGIPSVCESVHIARDVLLAEAAGVHYHVCHVSTKESVRVIRDAKKAGIHVTAEVTPHHLLLSEDDIPDLDPNFKMNPPLRAKEDQEALIEGWLDGTIDFIATDHAPHAEEEKAQGMEKSPFGITGSETAFPLLYKHLVEKEVCTLEQLLDSLTRKPAQVFSLHAGALTVGAQADITLIDLEKEEVINPNTFVSKGKNTPFAGWKMKGAPIITMVGGKIVFEKEGARQS; this is encoded by the coding sequence ATGAACGGATGGATTAAAGGCGCAGAATTGTTTACAGAAGAAGGAAAATTAGAACATAACGATGTGGAAATAAAAGATGGAAAGATAGCTTCTATAGGACGTGCCCCTGAAAATGCAGATGTACTTTTACATGCTGAAGGAAAACTGTTATCCCCAGGGTTCGTTGACGTTCACGTTCATTTGCGAGAGCCAGGTGGTGAGCATAAAGAAACGATTGAAACAGGTACAGCAGCTGCTGCAAAAGGTGGATTTACGACAATTTGTCCGATGCCAAATACGCGTCCTGTACCGGATACACCGGAAGAACTGGAGCAGCTGTGGGATCGTATTCATGACAAGGCTCAGGTTAATGTCTTACCATACGCCTCTATTACAACTAGACAGCTTGGTAAAGAACGAACAGATTTTCAAGGGTTAAAAGAGGCAGGAGCGTTTGCGTTTACTGATGATGGGGTAGGTATTCAAGACGCTTCGATGATGCTTTCAGCTATGAAAGAAGCGGCCCGTGTTGGCAAAGCTATCGTTGCTCACTGTGAAGAAAATACTTTAATCAATAAAGGAAGCGTGCATGAAGGCAGCTTTTCAAAGAAACATCAACTAAATGGGATTCCTTCTGTTTGTGAATCGGTGCATATTGCAAGAGATGTACTGCTAGCTGAAGCGGCAGGTGTTCATTATCACGTCTGCCATGTCAGTACGAAAGAATCAGTCCGGGTCATACGTGATGCCAAAAAAGCAGGTATTCATGTAACGGCAGAGGTTACACCGCATCATCTGCTCTTATCAGAAGATGATATCCCAGATTTAGATCCTAATTTTAAAATGAATCCGCCGCTTCGCGCAAAGGAAGATCAAGAAGCATTAATCGAAGGCTGGCTCGATGGGACGATCGATTTTATTGCAACGGACCATGCTCCTCATGCAGAAGAAGAGAAAGCACAAGGCATGGAAAAATCGCCTTTCGGAATTACCGGATCAGAAACGGCGTTTCCGCTTTTATATAAACATCTTGTCGAAAAAGAAGTCTGCACTCTTGAACAATTACTCGACAGCTTAACTCGAAAACCAGCTCAAGTTTTCAGCCTTCATGCCGGTGCGTTGACCGTTGGAGCCCAAGCTGATATAACGTTGATAGATTTAGAGAAAGAAGAAGTGATTAACCCAAATACTTTTGTATCAAAGGGGAAAAATACACCATTTGCAGGATGGAAAATGAAAGGGGCTCCGATTATCACGATGGTCGGCGGCAAGATAGTATTTGAAAAGGAAGGAGCACGTCAATCATGA
- a CDS encoding aspartate carbamoyltransferase catalytic subunit yields the protein MMMQTELERKRKQLQPTHVLTMEDWGVTEIHNLLDRAEILSRSSKPFPAQRLFAVNLFFEPSTRTKISFEAAERNLGLDVLPFEADTSSVKKGETLYDTVKTLESIGANVVVIRHSKERYFDELIDKINIPIINGGDGCGHHPTQSFLDLLTIKQEFGTFQGLNIVIAGDIFHSRVARSNLEVLERLGAHVFVSGPKEWMSKELMHRYVSMDEAVEKADVMMMLRIQHERHAVKMVAGPADYHELYGLTAKREKKMKQNSIIMHPAPINRDVEIADELVECARSRIFKQMKNGVFVRMALLSHVLDHNRGGILQ from the coding sequence ATGATGATGCAAACCGAGCTTGAAAGAAAAAGAAAACAGCTGCAGCCAACACATGTGTTAACAATGGAGGACTGGGGAGTAACTGAGATTCATAATCTGCTGGACCGAGCGGAAATACTATCACGGAGCTCCAAACCTTTTCCTGCTCAGCGGCTTTTTGCAGTAAATCTTTTTTTCGAACCGAGTACCCGCACAAAAATAAGTTTTGAAGCAGCTGAAAGAAATCTAGGTCTGGACGTTCTTCCTTTTGAAGCCGATACGTCAAGTGTCAAAAAAGGAGAGACTCTTTATGATACGGTGAAGACACTTGAAAGCATAGGAGCTAATGTTGTAGTCATTCGTCACAGTAAAGAGCGTTATTTCGATGAACTAATAGATAAAATAAACATCCCTATCATTAACGGAGGGGACGGCTGCGGTCATCATCCTACTCAATCATTTTTAGATCTGCTTACGATAAAACAAGAATTTGGCACTTTTCAAGGCTTAAATATCGTTATTGCAGGTGATATTTTTCATAGCCGGGTAGCAAGGTCCAACCTAGAAGTGCTTGAGAGGCTCGGGGCTCACGTCTTTGTAAGCGGCCCAAAAGAATGGATGTCAAAAGAGCTGATGCATCGATATGTGTCAATGGATGAAGCTGTTGAAAAAGCAGACGTGATGATGATGCTTCGTATACAGCATGAACGCCACGCGGTGAAAATGGTAGCCGGCCCAGCGGATTATCACGAACTTTATGGTCTAACTGCAAAGCGTGAGAAAAAGATGAAACAAAATAGTATCATCATGCATCCAGCCCCCATTAACCGAGATGTAGAAATAGCAGACGAACTCGTGGAGTGTGCACGTTCGAGAATCTTTAAGCAGATGAAAAATGGTGTTTTCGTACGAATGGCCTTGTTAAGCCATGTGCTTGATCACAATAGAGGAGGAATTTTACAATGA
- the carB gene encoding carbamoyl-phosphate synthase large subunit, with protein sequence MPKRTDIKKILVIGSGPIVIGQAAEFDYAGTQACQALKEEGYEVILVNSNPATIMTDTNMADKVYIEPITLEFVSRVIRKEKPDALLPTLGGQTGLNMAMELYNEGVLERYNISLLGTELEAIQKAEDREVFRSLMKELNEPVPESEIIHNMEEAEKFVEEIGYPVIVRPAYTLGGTGGGLVHNKDELHEIVSSGLKYSPVHQCLLEKSIAGFKEVEYEVMRDGSGQSIVVCNMENIDPVGIHTGDSVVAAPSQTLSDREYQMLRDSSLKIIRALEIEGGCNVQCAISPHSFEYYIIEVNPRVSRSSALASKATGYPIAKLAAKIAAGFRLDELKNPITGTTYASFEPALDYVVTKIPRWPFDKFEAANRKLGTQMKATGEVMAIGRTFEESIMKGIRSLEMNKPHLSDPVYADYSNESLEEKLIKAEDERLFVIGEAFRRGWSIEKLHGLTKIDRFFLEKFAGIITTGEELSYHPGNPDMLKLAKEMGISDEFIAAKWEWTETEVYEARKRSQIMPVYKMVDTCAAEFESETPYYYSTYEQENESGRTNKPSVLVLGSGPIRIGQGIEFDYATVHTVWALQEEGYEAIIINNNPETVSTDFSVSDKLYFEPLTLEDVMHVVEQEKPEGVIVQFGGQTAINLADGLHERGVKILGTTLEDMDRAEDRDKFEYSLQQLGIPQPLGRTATSSEEAVGIAADIGYPVLVRPSYVLGGRAMEIVDNENELLSYMDRAVKVNKKHPVLIDRYMIGKEIEVDAIADGENVFVPGIMEHIERAGVHSGDSIAVYPPQTLSEKMKQKLVERTVAIGKGLNIKGLLNIQFVIHENEVYVLEVNPRASRTVPFLSKITGVPIASIATRVMAGKSLWTQGYSDGLLPEKKEVSVKVPVFSFAKLRRVDITLGPEMKSTGEVMGRDVSLEKALYKGLIASGMNIPEHGSVLFTIADKNKEEALSLARRFHQIGYNLLATKGTADYLRKENIPVTVVNKLEESSPNLLDIIREGKAQFVINTLTKGKQPARDGFRIRREAVENEVVCMTSIDTADALLKVLEMITFSAEAMPAMEKREAVPANGVTV encoded by the coding sequence ATGCCAAAACGAACAGATATTAAAAAAATTCTCGTTATCGGTTCCGGTCCGATTGTCATCGGGCAGGCAGCAGAATTTGACTATGCAGGCACTCAGGCTTGTCAGGCGTTAAAAGAAGAAGGTTATGAAGTTATTCTCGTAAATTCAAATCCTGCAACGATCATGACGGATACGAACATGGCAGATAAAGTATATATCGAACCAATCACGCTTGAATTTGTCAGCAGGGTCATTAGAAAAGAAAAGCCGGATGCTTTGCTTCCAACTCTAGGCGGACAAACAGGTTTGAATATGGCGATGGAGCTTTATAACGAAGGAGTTTTAGAAAGATATAATATTTCTCTTTTAGGAACAGAGCTTGAAGCCATTCAAAAAGCAGAAGACAGAGAAGTGTTCCGCTCCCTGATGAAAGAATTAAATGAACCAGTACCCGAAAGCGAAATTATTCACAACATGGAAGAAGCAGAAAAATTTGTAGAAGAAATCGGCTATCCTGTCATTGTACGTCCAGCTTACACGCTAGGTGGAACAGGCGGGGGTCTGGTTCATAATAAAGATGAATTACATGAAATCGTAAGTTCAGGTTTAAAATACAGCCCTGTACACCAATGTTTACTTGAAAAAAGCATTGCCGGATTCAAGGAAGTTGAATATGAAGTAATGAGAGATGGTTCAGGACAAAGCATTGTCGTGTGTAACATGGAAAACATTGACCCGGTCGGCATTCATACCGGTGACTCCGTTGTTGCTGCTCCAAGCCAAACATTATCAGATCGCGAATACCAAATGCTTCGAGATTCATCCTTAAAAATTATTCGGGCGCTGGAAATTGAAGGCGGCTGTAATGTACAGTGTGCGATTTCCCCGCACAGTTTCGAGTACTATATTATCGAAGTTAATCCGCGCGTCAGCCGTTCGTCGGCTCTTGCTTCTAAAGCAACCGGTTATCCAATTGCAAAACTGGCAGCAAAAATAGCAGCAGGCTTCCGGCTCGATGAACTAAAAAATCCTATAACCGGAACAACGTATGCAAGCTTCGAACCAGCACTGGACTATGTCGTTACGAAAATACCGCGCTGGCCATTTGATAAGTTTGAAGCAGCAAATCGAAAACTAGGCACACAAATGAAAGCAACCGGTGAAGTAATGGCAATTGGAAGAACGTTTGAAGAGTCGATCATGAAAGGGATTCGTTCATTGGAAATGAACAAACCCCATTTAAGCGACCCGGTATATGCGGATTACTCCAATGAATCGCTCGAAGAAAAACTCATTAAAGCGGAAGATGAAAGACTGTTTGTAATTGGAGAAGCCTTTCGAAGAGGATGGTCGATTGAAAAGCTTCACGGTCTGACCAAGATAGATCGTTTCTTTCTTGAGAAATTTGCGGGAATTATTACTACTGGAGAAGAACTGTCCTATCATCCAGGTAATCCAGACATGCTAAAGCTCGCAAAGGAAATGGGGATTTCTGACGAATTTATCGCAGCGAAGTGGGAATGGACAGAAACAGAAGTCTATGAAGCCAGGAAACGTAGCCAAATCATGCCGGTTTATAAAATGGTGGACACGTGTGCAGCAGAATTTGAATCAGAAACCCCATACTATTATTCAACTTATGAACAGGAAAATGAAAGCGGCCGAACGAATAAGCCTTCCGTGTTAGTGCTGGGTTCTGGTCCTATCCGCATCGGACAGGGAATAGAATTTGATTACGCTACAGTTCACACGGTTTGGGCGCTGCAAGAAGAAGGATATGAAGCAATTATTATTAATAACAACCCAGAAACCGTATCTACTGACTTCAGCGTTTCCGACAAACTGTATTTTGAGCCGCTTACGCTTGAAGATGTCATGCATGTAGTCGAACAAGAAAAACCAGAAGGAGTTATCGTTCAGTTTGGCGGCCAGACCGCTATTAACCTAGCAGACGGCCTTCATGAACGAGGAGTAAAAATTCTCGGCACGACGCTTGAAGATATGGATAGAGCAGAAGACCGTGATAAATTTGAATACTCTTTGCAGCAGTTAGGCATCCCGCAGCCTCTAGGACGAACAGCGACCTCTTCTGAAGAAGCAGTAGGGATTGCTGCTGATATCGGCTATCCAGTACTAGTGCGGCCGTCCTACGTATTAGGCGGAAGAGCTATGGAAATTGTTGATAACGAAAATGAACTGTTGTCCTATATGGACCGAGCAGTTAAGGTAAATAAAAAGCATCCCGTACTAATTGACCGTTATATGATCGGTAAAGAAATAGAAGTTGATGCAATAGCAGATGGAGAAAACGTATTCGTTCCAGGGATTATGGAGCACATCGAGCGCGCCGGGGTGCACTCCGGGGACTCTATTGCCGTGTATCCTCCGCAAACACTCTCTGAGAAAATGAAACAAAAATTGGTAGAACGTACGGTAGCGATAGGAAAAGGGCTTAATATTAAAGGACTGCTCAATATTCAATTTGTTATCCATGAAAACGAAGTATATGTTCTGGAAGTAAACCCAAGAGCAAGCCGAACCGTTCCTTTTTTAAGTAAAATTACGGGAGTGCCGATCGCTTCAATCGCAACGAGAGTCATGGCTGGAAAAAGCCTTTGGACGCAGGGATACAGTGACGGCCTGCTGCCAGAGAAAAAAGAAGTATCTGTAAAAGTACCGGTATTTTCTTTCGCCAAACTGCGCAGAGTAGATATTACGCTCGGACCGGAAATGAAATCAACAGGTGAAGTAATGGGACGAGATGTATCACTTGAAAAAGCATTATATAAAGGATTAATCGCTTCTGGCATGAATATTCCAGAACATGGTTCTGTCTTGTTTACAATTGCAGATAAAAATAAAGAAGAAGCATTGTCGCTTGCCCGCCGTTTTCACCAAATCGGTTACAATCTGCTCGCAACCAAAGGAACAGCAGACTATTTAAGAAAAGAAAACATTCCTGTAACAGTCGTAAATAAATTAGAAGAATCTTCTCCGAATTTGTTAGATATTATCCGGGAAGGAAAAGCTCAATTTGTTATTAACACGCTCACAAAAGGAAAACAGCCCGCTCGAGATGGCTTTAGAATACGACGGGAAGCTGTAGAAAACGAAGTCGTTTGCATGACCTCTATTGATACTGCAGATGCTCTCTTAAAAGTGCTCGAAATGATCACATTTTCTGCTGAGGCAATGCCGGCAATGGAAAAAAGAGAAGCGGTTCCTGCAAACGGGGTGACAGTGTGA